From a single Wenzhouxiangella sp. XN24 genomic region:
- a CDS encoding CARDB domain-containing protein: MKPRTVSVAVRAVALAALFVTGTAHATKAVEYADMNIRSPFPQLTVTGENGSYTQVEGNNSLTFNAEARGRCVWAHAYKVITYRLTDSAAPFQYVSDGLTWKYVYENLTNRDRTWSSSMKPISIDWKPNQQVRSNAIQACNSQGQGKAGKAFSLTLDNQVWSQFSFQCRDLAGKYGVLMESKNVIKPHPLRVNCAALTPTTPKPALPLPGNIQAQPLTIGHVAVTANPKNYKGRCPAEISFNGTIHTSGNGGELEYRFLNNGQPVSPWQKQLVAAGKQVSAVSAQHDVAGPSQPDKPPNKALGVQGSGMQPKPQLGLAPTETVELQVRYRQKTRSASDSYVVNCQAMTPIVAVPVTPPGGSALPDLTSHQGMTIGQQAAPWGGVLNLTEADAAANTPRGCQFRMKYDVANDGQVDASGATSRLSATAQLHMGTGLNIGKGQSRNVSGNIFLAAGSHLLRVDIDPAKQIAESNEANNTFRITVNVPASCGGDGTAPRGRDKPPRPPRPQ; encoded by the coding sequence ATGAAACCCAGGACAGTTTCCGTGGCCGTTCGGGCGGTGGCCCTCGCAGCGCTGTTTGTCACAGGGACGGCCCATGCCACAAAGGCCGTCGAATACGCGGACATGAATATTCGCTCGCCATTTCCCCAGTTGACGGTCACCGGGGAGAACGGGAGCTATACACAGGTGGAAGGCAATAACTCGCTGACATTCAACGCCGAGGCGCGTGGGCGCTGTGTCTGGGCCCATGCCTACAAGGTCATCACCTATCGGCTGACCGATTCGGCGGCGCCATTTCAATATGTCAGCGACGGGCTGACCTGGAAATATGTCTACGAGAACCTGACGAACAGGGACCGCACCTGGTCCAGCAGCATGAAACCCATCTCGATCGACTGGAAGCCGAACCAGCAGGTTCGATCCAATGCGATCCAGGCGTGCAACAGCCAGGGCCAGGGTAAAGCCGGCAAGGCCTTCTCGCTGACGCTCGACAACCAGGTCTGGAGCCAGTTCAGTTTCCAGTGCCGCGATCTTGCCGGAAAATACGGCGTGCTGATGGAGTCGAAGAACGTCATCAAGCCCCACCCGCTCAGGGTTAATTGCGCCGCGCTCACCCCCACCACCCCGAAGCCTGCCCTGCCGCTCCCCGGCAACATACAGGCACAACCGCTCACGATCGGCCACGTTGCCGTGACCGCGAACCCGAAAAATTACAAGGGTCGTTGTCCCGCGGAGATCAGCTTCAATGGCACGATCCATACGAGCGGCAACGGCGGCGAGCTCGAATACCGATTCCTGAATAACGGTCAGCCGGTTTCACCCTGGCAAAAGCAGCTCGTGGCGGCAGGCAAGCAGGTCAGCGCAGTGTCAGCCCAGCATGATGTCGCAGGTCCGTCGCAGCCGGACAAGCCGCCGAACAAGGCCTTGGGCGTCCAGGGCAGCGGCATGCAGCCCAAGCCGCAGCTCGGCCTGGCGCCGACGGAAACGGTTGAACTGCAGGTGCGATACCGGCAAAAAACGCGCTCGGCCAGCGACAGCTACGTCGTGAACTGCCAGGCCATGACACCGATCGTCGCGGTCCCCGTAACGCCTCCCGGCGGGAGCGCCCTGCCGGATCTCACTTCGCATCAAGGCATGACGATCGGCCAGCAAGCGGCGCCCTGGGGCGGCGTGCTCAACCTGACCGAAGCGGATGCTGCGGCGAACACGCCGCGTGGCTGCCAGTTCCGGATGAAATATGACGTCGCGAATGACGGCCAGGTCGACGCGTCGGGGGCCACCAGTCGACTGTCGGCCACCGCTCAGCTCCACATGGGCACCGGCCTGAACATCGGCAAGGGCCAGAGCCGGAACGTGAGCGGAAACATTTTTCTTGCCGCCGGTTCGCACCTGCTGCGCGTGGACATCGATCCCGCCAAGCAGATTGCCGAGAGCAATGAAGCCAACAACACGTTCAGGATCACGGTGAATGTCCCGGCCAGTTGCGGCGGCGATGGCACCGCCCCACGCGGTCGCGACAAACCACCGCGGCCGCCTCGGCCGCAGTAG